The Vigna unguiculata cultivar IT97K-499-35 chromosome 1, ASM411807v1, whole genome shotgun sequence nucleotide sequence GGTACAAGAGGATCATCTGGTGGTAGCAACATTTAGGGTGTTGATGATGTTTCATAGGATGAAACTGTTTTAGTGTATTATGAACTTTGAGTAAGTATGGATTAAGTtgtaattgtttcaatttaagttgtttttatgttaatgtgttgattttgagaatcaaaagttctaatgatatatatttgagcactttggttgaagtatttgattgaagtttataaaaaaatattgttgatataaaaatataagtacctCAAATGGTGACATACATTGTCAAGTATAGTAGGAAATTccaattacaaacaaaatattgttttgtatGAGATTTGAATAACGCAAGAAAAATACAGTAATAAAtccacaaattaaataatacaaacgaAACATGTTTTATAATCCTCGAATTGAGGAGGGTATTAACccctacaaaaaaaatgaaaaacaagaattttggaatcaaataggtttatggaaataaaggaggttttaaacctccacaaaataatagtcatgAATAGGAGAGGTTATAACCCTCCATTAAAAAACTTCCACAATATAAACCTGGTACCAGGGGTTGTAGAAAACCTCCACAAATAACTTGTGGGGAATCTATCTGTGGAGGTTTGAAAAACCcctgcaaaatattttgtggaGGGTAAAAACCCCCgttaaacgaaattaaaaccTCCAcaatttagctttttttttgtagtgggaTAATAAGAATCTCCATCTCTTTATAATACTCATCCACTCCCTTGCTTCCTTGTGAAAGTCTTTGTTGTTTCAATTTTAAGTCCTTGTTGAAGCTAGAAGGTACATATTGCTTCCTCATGACCCTTTTCATCTTAGTCCAAGTGTCAACCATAGATTCCTCATCTCTAATCCTCTCTCTTTGTAACTTGTTCCACCAAATTAAAGCATAATCAAAAAACTCAGTTATTGCAAGCCTTACCTTTTGCTCCTCACTATAATTATTGCAAGAAAATACATGCTTAATTTTGAGCTCCCACTCCAAGTAAGCTTCAAGATCACTCCTCCCCTTGAAAGGTGGCACATTCAACCTTACTCCTTTTATTCTCCCTTCATTCTTTTGTggccctcctcctcctcctcttggTGGGGTTATATTCTCTAGTTGATCCAACCTATCATGAAACCCATCTTGTTATTGCTTCATCAACCTCTCCAAATGTTGACATAATGCAACAATTTGCATTTGAATATCATTACTTTCTGCCATGATTAACAAACAGATCAAGGTAACAAGAATaacatatatatagtttttgaaaattttctcaccCACTTAAGTGTTTGCACTCACAGATTGGCTTTTACTATAATGAAACACTCttgccttttaccactcaaattctCCTTGGGTTCTTAGGCAATTCAAGAGATTAGTCACAACAAAGAGCAATTCTCCAATATGTGCACAGAAACGCTTATAAGTAGACAAACAAAAggttaacaaagaaaaaaggcTAAGAAAAATAGGTAAAAAAGACAAATCAACAATAATCCTTCAAGAACACCAATATATTAccttataaaaattgttcagaAGCATGAATCATTCggcccaatttttttttatcactttctGTACAATTACGAATTGCAGTaactgtttattttttttttaattttcacaaGGGCCTAACTTTTGCAATGATTCAGCACAAATGTAAATAATACGAGTAATAAGGTAATAAATTggtaaaataagaaagaaggaAGGATGTTACCAATTTGACGTTCAAACTCTTCAACCaaagctctgaataccaaatgatataAATCCCATTGCACAAGATATTTTTGGGcagaattggatttttttttaatgaaaattgggtgaagaataaagaaataagaggTGTATAtaaaagtggaaggaaataATCACTCTTTCCAAAGGAGGCAACACACAAAGGATGGAAAAATCCTTTGATACAACCaagggttcttgaatcactcaagaactaggATAATCACTCTCACCTCACTATTAGATAGGAAAAGAGaatttttgaacaaaacttaatttgatttcattgataaaaatggtttagcttatataggagctttaaccattagaattacaaaagacccaTTAATTGCCATTATATCCCACTAAAGCTAATAATAAttcactcaagctaataattgtCCAATAGTTAAtggctgattgtaactgaaattgtgGCAGTCAAAAGTCATCCAAATGTATTCAACGAAGGTCCTCTTGGACCTCAAATCGgcccttattacaacttgaaattaaagcaaaactaaagcccattaattggatAACCCAAATCATAAtttggttagccaattttacaaagcatgagatctttatttaaattaaagtctGTATCAATGTGGTGTCCTCTTTCATTTGGGCCATGATGCATTTACAACTTTGGTCTTTTCTCCTTCAAACTTGGACTTGTATTCAAATAATATGCACAACACTTGTTGTAGAACTTCTTTTGTTTTCCTTGCTCTAGACCTTGTCTTAGGCCTTCTaagttcttcaagtggatcCGTATCCATACTCATTAGCACATCTCCATTATTCTTCTCTTCCTGAGAAAGATTTGTCTTCAAATCAGATTCTTCGTCTACACCGAAAAAAGATAAGTCAAACATTGAAGGTAGAACAATTTAAGTGATCTTAGTTCCAATTAACATAAAGTAATGAGATTTGTTGTTAAACAAACAAAATGTTCATGGATAACTAAATCAATTAATCACTTTAAGGACAATTAATTTCAGGAAGTTAAAACCAATTTGGCTTGGATAAAATAAAGTAAGCTTTCTTaatcattttaagaaaaaaaggggttttaaacataaataatcatTTGTCGTATAGTTTTAAACGTTACATAAGTGTTTTCCTACATTTTGAAATCTAGAAAACATTCCAAAAAAATAAGCAACATTATGAGATAGGTAATTCAGTCCGACTAGATGCATAAGTGGACACATTCACCTTTTTAATTAAGCTCATTTCCATAGAACCGGCATTATAAACACATTAACATTTGTATTCCTTCGCACTGAAATTAGTTaattatcatataattttaagaaatgatAAACAATAAAGTAATAATTCTAGGAAAAGTGTTAATAGAGTATACTTCTACTGAcattcttaaaaagaaaattgcttACCCCATTTCTCAATGTTTGACCTAACCGAGGTGGCAATTCATTTTCCTAACAACCAATGCCCAACCTTAACAGAACTCAAAAGTTCTAGAGCATTCCAGTGTACGACAAGAGCAACGGCCCCTTGAGAATCGAACGGCCCAGATGAAACAGAACCTTCAAGACCAAATCTCTCGTCACCTTCTATCATTGTAACAATAAAACCTAATCCCTTACCCATTTCCCCTCCCTCAACACTCCAAAGCCGTTCACGTTATCCACAACAACACTCATTAACCCTCCTTAAACCCTAGTCATGGCTTCCACCTTCTCCGCAATGTCCTCGTACAAGCTCTCCTCCTCCGCTGCCATCTCCTCCTTCCCCTTCTCTGGCTCTCGCCGCCAATCAAATGGCGTCGTTCTCGCCAGAAGAAGCCGCAACGCCAGGGTCTCCGCCATGGCCAAGGAGCTGCACTTCAACAAGGACGGCACCGCAATCAAGAAACTCCAGGTAGATGCAGTTTACCCAGCTTGAAAACGCGCGTTTTCAGGCTTCACGGTCGTTGACGTTatgttttgtgttgtttttgttttccagAGCGGTGTGAACAAGCTCGCGGATCTGGTTGGGGTCACGCTTGGTCCCAAGGGAAGGAATGTTGTTCTCGAGAGCAAGTATGGTTCGCCGAAAATCGTTAACGATGGTGTCACTGTTGCAAAagaggtgtttttttttttctgaatttattttttacgtgTATTGTTATTTCCCTTTTTGAATATGTTTACTTTGTTCTGGTGGATagaattttatttgaatttcgtGTTTAGGTCTCTAGTCGTGTGTGTTtctattgattttattttgctGAATTTGGTTTGGGAAGGTTGAATTGGAGGATCCTGTTGAGAATATTGGTGCCAAATTGGTGAGACAAGCTGCTGCCAAGACCAACGACTTGGCTGGTGATGGAACCACGACATCTGTTGTTCTAGCTCAAGGCCTTATCGCCGAAGGTGTTAAGGTaggtttgttgttgttttattgaaaacatagAGTAATAGTTACTTGGTTTGGTCTTGGTTGTTATCATGTAGATAGGCCTCATTTTATGTCAATTTTCGCAGGTTGTCGCGGCCGGTGCGAACCCTGTGCTCATCACTCGTGGCATTGAGAAGACAGCAAAGTCTCTGGTGTCTGAGCTTAAGAAAATGTCAAAAGAGGTGAAGCATTTATAtaccttttatttaaatactaacTTTGTTGTGTGTTTTTCTGTAAGCATGACATGTGGAGTACTATAAATTTCCcgttttttgatatatttattttttactcatcttttttttattgatacaTGATAAGGTTTTGGTTGGGTGATTGCAGGTTGAAGATAGTGAGTTAGCAGATGTGGCAGCAGTTAGTGCTGGGAACAATCATGAGGTAGGACATATGATAGCTGAAGCATTGAGTAAAGTTGGTAGAAAGGGTGTTGTGACCCTTGAGGAGGGAAAGAGTGCCGATAACAGTCTATATGTCGTCGAGGGAATGCAATTCGACCGTGGCTATATTTCTCCATATTTCGTTACTGACAGTGAGAAAATGGCTGTTGAGTATGAGAACTGTAAGGTGTGACATCTGACTGTGCTCGctgtaacttatttttattttttaattcagtgTGGTTTTAGTTTTGTAATGTATGTTGTGCAGCTGCTGTTGGTTGACAAAAAAATAACCAATGCTAGGGATCTTTTCAACATACTGGAGGATGCTATTAGAAGTGGATACCCTATTATTGTTATTGCAGAGGATATTGAACAGGAAGCTCTAGCAACTCTTGTGGTGAACAGACTTAGAGGATCACTGAAGATTGCAGCACTTAAGGCCCCTGGGTTTGGAGAACGCAAGAGCCAGTACCTTGATGATATTGCAATCTTGACTGGAGGTCTggaaatttagaaatatttcaAGTCTTTTTGGCagtgaatatttgttttatttttccatcTTTTTTTGGTTTCCAGATGTTGATAAGAATATGTATTTTCTCAATTGGTTTACAGGTACTGTAATCAGAGAAGAGGTTGGCCTTTCTTTGGACAAAGCTGGGAAAGAGGTTCTCGGATCTGCGTCCAAGGTGGTACTCACCAAGGATACAACAACAATTGTTGGTGATGGAAGTACCCAGGAGGCTGTGAACAAGAGAGTCGCACAAATTAAGAATCTAATTGAGGTCTTTCTTTCTTCCTCTATCCACCATAATGTTAGCACATGCAAACGTGGCATGGGTTTCACAGAAAGCAAGACTAACGATACACTTTTAAATGGGAGAAATATTTTGTACTATTTTAAATCATTGATATAAAAGGATATAGCCAGTTATATTTATGTCTACCCATTTGTGCATGTAAAGCAGACGAGATAGTATGTGACATCTTCATTCTTCATGTTCTAACAATGCGATTATTTACATTACAGGCTGCAGAGCAAGATTATGAGAAAGAGAAGCTGAATGAGAGAATTGCTAAATTGTCTGGTGGTGTGGCTGTGATACAGGTACTGGACTCACTAAAATGTGTTAATATTCTAGTTTGGTACTATGGAATATCAATTAGGGACATTTTTGTACATGTGTAGGTTGGTGCACAAACTGAAACAGAGCTCAAGGAAAAGAAATTGAGAGTTGAAGATGCTCTTAATGCTACAaaggttttcttttctttcccaaAACAGTTAGATccttttgtatttcttttctGTAATCTAAATAGTTTGTTGACTTTCAGGCAGCTGTAGAGGAAggtattgtagttggaggtggCTGCACTCTGCTGAGACTTGCATCAAAGGTGGATGCAATCAGGGATAGTCTTGACAATGATGAAGAGAAGGTGAGTCATTTACTTGATTTTTGATAAGGAAAGAACACACGTTTCGTGAATGTGGTGTGATACTTTTGTCTGGGTGCTGGGAAATGCTCTTGATAAGGCTATATAAAAGTGTGTTTAACTGTTGCAGGTTGGAGCTGATATTGTTAAAAGAGCTCTTAGTTACCCTCTGAAATTAATTGCCAAGAATGCTGGTGTCAATGGTAGCGTTGTCAGTGAGAAGGTACTAATATTTGCtccatttacaatttttttacaatttctctttctctttctctatcaATGTGATTGATGTGACTTCTGTTGTGGTTTAGGTATTGTCCAGCGACAATCCAAGATATGGATATAATGCTGCCACTGGGAACTATGAAGATTTGATGTCTGCTGGGATCATTGACCCAACAAAGGTGATTTTGTGTTTGAGtatcattagtttaaatttacttttgtgTGACAGATTGCAAGCAAGCTGTAGTTGAAGGTCTAAATTACTGATTAATTTAACTTTGGCTTGCTTTAATGTGATGGCATGAACCATTAGGCATTTATTGTTGGGGGAGGGGGGGGCATTATCCATTTTTTTCCAGTTTGGCTAAATATTATGTATAGTGACTTAAAAGACTATCTTTTTGTTTGCTAGGAAGCGTCGTCCACTTTCAAATAATAAGTATACTTGTATCAGACACTTATTTGATGCCTGACAATTTAAATCCTTTTGgctataattttttaactgtTACACTCATACCAATTAtggaatataaattaaataacttttgttGTGACAAGGCTTTATGTCTATGAAGAGTTGTGAACAGTTTTAGAACACTGTTTCCCTACTTTGACTAAAGATCTCTGTCAAGTcaagtttatatttgtttatcataaattaaaaattggatCGCTACGTGTTAATGTTTTCTCATGTCTGTCTGGAGATGCATTTCTGCACATTCTATCCTTTCTGAACAAGGCCATGCCGCATTTTTCTGTAACCATCGTCTATGTAATAATGATATTTGTTTGAAACTTTGAGTTCTCAAGCATTCATATCTACCCTTGTACAGGTCGTCAGATGTTGCTTGGAACATGCAGCCTCTGTGGCGAAGACCTTCTTAATGTCAGATTGCGTGGTTGTTGAGATAAAGGAACCCGAGCCTGTACCTGCTGGAAACCCCATGGACGGTTCGGGTATGTAGTTTCAAACGGagtatatctatttatataataggataatgatactttaacctacTTCTTTTTACTCACTTTTAATCTACTACTCTTATTATTTTGGtaggttaaaagtgggtcaaaaaaaagtgagttaaaatatcatttttcttataatatggTGTGCATTTGGACTGGTGTGTATCTCTCCGATCAATTACGAGGAATCTTAAATTCCAATGTGTTTTTCACAAGAGTCTAGATTTCAGGCATCTGGCGTGTATCTGACCTTGGTTTGTTTTGTCCAGGATACGGTCTGTAGAGAGCAACGAGGAAGTTCAGTGagaacagattttttttttcctcggATGAAATGCAGAATTTGGTAGCCATTTTATTTGTAGCAGTGAGTCCAAATGTACGATGGATACCGTAGTAATGTTATGAACCAGATAGTGATGACCCCATCCCATGCCTaaattttttgaagttattaataaaaaattttgctAATTACTTCCGAATTTATTTTGTATGCTTTCATCCCACCCTTTTCTCCAGTCAGCAGATAAGTAAATATATTggttaaaagtttttattaatcAAATGCCTAATAGTGAACAGTTGTACTATTGTATAGTATTGAGCTCGTAGTATGCTACAAGTGTCTACACTTTTTTTGGACCGATCTATATACGTTAGATTTGCCGTGTCATTTTCACTGTTCTAGGCatgttaatttcaaaattcaacttATCCtgtgttttctcttttaaaatttttcattttagttaaCAAAAGCGTTGTTTTAATGCCCCGTGCTCTTCCATTTGTTTTTTGATTTTGGTGCGTACCAGTAGTGTTAAAAAGTTTGATTGTTGGCCAAACATTAATAAACATTATACAGCGAGTGAACCATTCCAAGAATTTTCAAATAGTTCGTTGTAGTAGTTAACGTTAAATTTCGCTCCCCATTCTCTCGACTTAACATTTCTCCTCTCCGTGGTGCTTTGCATAGAAGAATTATAAATTAGCTTGTGAAAATTGTCAATACAAGAATGTCTTATTTACAAATAAGATGTCTCAATCATTTCGTAATCCATCTATGCAATAGTGAAATACAAAATGTTACTTTTTGATGGCATAGCATATAATCTTAGTTCGGTTAAATTAATAtggataaattattatttttaacttggtataattattgattttttctcttaattttttgagttggtttaatttgtatttgagtttttgtttttggaaatcttaatttggtcttgaattttttgaaggttcaatttaatatttttactttttaaaatagtttagtttaatatttaaattaatgtattttgtatAGTGGTGATGGGTGAAGTTGTCAATTGGAGTAATTTGTTTGTTGAGTGtagttaatattatttagttttaatgtTTCTTTGATTAAGTATATTCAATATGGTATTATGATTAGTTGTTTAATTTATTGTACATTATTAATGATTTATTACTATACAAATGTTTTACTTTGATATAATTAGATGTACTAAACtgattctttttaaaaaaatatatagatattaaattgaattttaaaaaaatttggaaatcaAATTGAACGAAGTAAAAAAGAGTGGagattaaatcaataattatattttttaactttgtttCTTCGCCTGTGAGTTCAATCACGTGAAATTTTCGTCACAATGCCTCTAATGGAACACATAAAGCATCAAGAATGATTACTTCCTGTTGGCGTGGCTGCATACTGGCGATTTCTTTTCAAAAGTAACATTGTTTTCTTCTAGATTTCCCCAAATAGCATACTGTAATATATATAGAAGGAGCACGATTTCAGAAACGGGGTCAGAATTCAGTTTTTGGAGAGTCCAATTCTGATTTTTgtggttcaatttttttttttgctttaccAGTAGGAATTCGGTTTCCGAAAAActgaactgtttttttttttttttttttcttttacgttttattttaaaatggaaaaataatttttttttaaaagttagtttatttttgtttttttatttcttaaatttgaattaattataagagaagtttaaaaaaaattaaaaaaaataaatgtaggaTAGGTGTAAGACCTACTTTTTATATGTCCTTATTTAAAAAGGGCTGACCCAAATCAGTTGGACCTAGGAATGACCCATTAGAAAGCCAAGGACCCTAAACTGCCCTAACCTTACTAACTCTTTTCACTTTCAGAAATCAGCCATCTTACTCTTCTTTCCTAAGAACTCTGCTCTGTTAGGGTTTCGAAGTTTAATCAGATTCAAGTTTAGCTCGACCTCGTTTCTACTCACGTAAGTGTTCTTCAACTCATAGTTTTTCCCTCTCTGGTCTAGTTTCGTGGTCATTGTTAGGGTTTCCATAATAAACCCACTTATGCTCACTGTTTCCAACTCACAAATCTAATCCTAGAGTTGATGTGCTCCGCGGTAGTGTCGAGGTCTCGTactagctctttccaggtaagggaagctagggttcttCATACTTCGCTGTATATTGGTTGCTTTACTcctgtttttgtgattttaatgCCTGGATGATGCTTGGTTTGAGATGAGAATGAACTGGTTATTGTTTGGAATTCATATGTTGCCACTGTTACTTGAAATAGGAGGGGTGAAATgttattttcgcccaagcgaactcatctcgcccaggcgagagtagCAGAAACTTGCCCAGGAGTTTTGCACGAgtactcgctcaggcgagtaaattaaattttgagcgaaagaccatctcgctcaggcgagatggcctcgcctCAGCGAGCGCCAGCAAATTCTCCCAGGGCCTCTATCGtagtcttgcctaagcgagagcttgCAGGTTGAGCGAGGGCACTCCTCTCACTTGAGCGAGGGCTCCTAGCTGGAGCGAGATCTGCTGCAggtttcattatttttcctcTATTTATGTTTATTGACTGTTTAATTGGTTGGTGTGCTTTATTTAAAGGATGAGGCCTGTGAAAGTGCATGGAAAATCTGAGATTATGAACTAGATTGATGTGTTGGTATGATTTTGGTATGTAAAATAAATGGGATGGTTggtaattaaagtggcatggtgttGGTATGAAATACAcatctatattcatggattgagaaggatgagttggaatggattcaacatggaat carries:
- the LOC114185307 gene encoding ruBisCO large subunit-binding protein subunit beta, chloroplastic, which codes for MASTFSAMSSYKLSSSAAISSFPFSGSRRQSNGVVLARRSRNARVSAMAKELHFNKDGTAIKKLQSGVNKLADLVGVTLGPKGRNVVLESKYGSPKIVNDGVTVAKEVELEDPVENIGAKLVRQAAAKTNDLAGDGTTTSVVLAQGLIAEGVKVVAAGANPVLITRGIEKTAKSLVSELKKMSKEVEDSELADVAAVSAGNNHEVGHMIAEALSKVGRKGVVTLEEGKSADNSLYVVEGMQFDRGYISPYFVTDSEKMAVEYENCKLLLVDKKITNARDLFNILEDAIRSGYPIIVIAEDIEQEALATLVVNRLRGSLKIAALKAPGFGERKSQYLDDIAILTGGTVIREEVGLSLDKAGKEVLGSASKVVLTKDTTTIVGDGSTQEAVNKRVAQIKNLIEAAEQDYEKEKLNERIAKLSGGVAVIQVGAQTETELKEKKLRVEDALNATKAAVEEGIVVGGGCTLLRLASKVDAIRDSLDNDEEKVGADIVKRALSYPLKLIAKNAGVNGSVVSEKVLSSDNPRYGYNAATGNYEDLMSAGIIDPTKVVRCCLEHAASVAKTFLMSDCVVVEIKEPEPVPAGNPMDGSGYGL